TTCTTCGTTTTTTTTACTCCACATAAACAATGGAAAAACGGTCCAATTTTCTGCTTTGCTAGCTAATGTTTGGTTCAGGTAGGGGACAATGTTTTTATCTCTTGCTGCTATTGTTTTTTCAAATTCTTTTAAAATTACCTCATAATGGTTTTCTAAAAGTTTCGCCCACGGCTGCTGACGGACATCAAAAAAATTGGGCTCAGAACCTTTATAAGCGCCATTCTCTGCAAACGAGTACCATTTTTTTAAGTTTTCCATCAGTAAACTTTGAAGAGGTTAACACATACAATTGCTAGTCGAGTAAACGGATGCAATAACTGAGCGATAAGCTTTATAGTAGGAGCAGATAATTTTTTTAGAAAAGTATATTTTTGCCATCTTTTTTGCAAAAAAAGGGATGTCATTACAGTTGCACAAATTTTTTCTTTCTCATTCTTGAATTCGTCACGAACAATGTCCACTACAAAAATAAAGCGGTCTTTTTCTGAATTGTTGTAGGCTTCATGATTATAGGAATCAATAAACATTAACCATTTTCCTTTTTCCCAAGGGCGGACTTCATCTTTTACCCTGAACGCACAATCCGGCATTCCCGCAGGGATTTCTAGTCCTAAATGACAACGATAAATGGTGTTCGTATCGCCCAAATGTGGTAAGATGCTGCTTTTGGCCTCTAGTAAATTGAACGAAGAGGAAAGGATTTGAGGGTATTTTTGTATAATAGAATACGTAATCGGAAAATGTTTTTGATTTTTAAACTGTTGTATCCCCCAAGTTCTTAATGGGATAGTTTTCCAGCTGTTCTCACGGGAAACCATCGATTTGATAAAATAACCAATCAGGTTATGTGCCTTCAGGTATTGCCTTAATTCGTTGAAAATAGCTTCATGGTTCGCTTCAAACTCTTTCATCCAAGGAAAGTCTTCCGGATTAGCGAACGGAGGTTCAGTTCCATGATATTCGTCATGAACGTTATATATGTTATACCAAGCCTTGTGCATCAACGCTGAATTTATTATGTTTGTTAAAGTAAAAACACGATCAAATGTCTGAATTCGAATTTACAAATAAAAATCCTAAGTTCTTTTATGATCCTTCTCAGTTTCCATTTTTGAAGCCTTTAGTCGATAATTTTTCCCTAATCCGAAAAGAGTTGCTT
This window of the Bacteroidota bacterium genome carries:
- a CDS encoding aspartyl/asparaginyl beta-hydroxylase domain-containing protein, with product MHKAWYNIYNVHDEYHGTEPPFANPEDFPWMKEFEANHEAIFNELRQYLKAHNLIGYFIKSMVSRENSWKTIPLRTWGIQQFKNQKHFPITYSIIQKYPQILSSSFNLLEAKSSILPHLGDTNTIYRCHLGLEIPAGMPDCAFRVKDEVRPWEKGKWLMFIDSYNHEAYNNSEKDRFIFVVDIVRDEFKNEKEKICATVMTSLFLQKRWQKYTFLKKLSAPTIKLIAQLLHPFTRLAIVCVNLFKVY